The Streptomyces sp. DG1A-41 genomic sequence CCCGGAGCCCGGCCCGATGACGCGAAGCCCCCTGGACGAGACGGGCTCGGAGCCGACCCCCGACGTGGAGCATCTCTCCCGCACGGCTGCCGCGCCCGACGGGGGAGGCGCACCGCAGGAGGGCCACGCTGGCGTGCCTGACGGAGTGCCTGCTTCCGCAGCGGTGGCTGACGGGCGGGCGGAGGTCGGTACCGGTGTGTCCGGCGGAGCAGCCGCTTCGGCGGTGGCCGGGCCGTGGGCGGACGGAGCCGGTGTGCCTGGCGGAGCGCCCGCGCCGCAGGCGGATCGTGCCGGTGCGCCTGGCGGGGGGCCCGCTTCCGCGACGGCGGCCGGGAGCCAGGGGGAGAGTGGCGCTGGCGTGCGTGGCGGAGCAGCCGCTTCGGCGGTGGCCGGGCCGCGGGCGGACGGGGACGATGTGGCTGGCGGGGCGACGGCTTCGGCGACGGCGTCCGGGCCGCAGGCCGATCGTGCCGGTGCGGTCGGTGAAGCGGGCGCTTCCGCCACCGCCCCGCACCCGCGGGAGGAACCCGGGCCCGCCACCCCCGGCAGCTCACCGCAGCCGCTCACCACCCCAGGCGCCACCGGCACCACTGCCCCCACCGGCCCGTCCCGCCGCCTCTTCGTCTCCCGTGTCGTCGCCGGGGCCGCCGCGGCCGCCGCTGTCGGGACCGTCGGGTACGGGACGTACGGCGTACTGCGCGGGCCCAAGGTGAAGCGGGTCACCGTGCCGCTGGCCAAACTGCCGCGCGCGGCGCACGGGTACCGGATCGCCGTGGTCAGTGACGTGCACCTCGGCCCGGTCCTGGGCCGCGGCTTCGCGCAGAAGGTCGTCGACACGATCAACGCGACCCAGCCCGACCTGATCGCGGTCGTCGGCGACCTGGTCGACGGCAGTGTGAAGGACCTGGGCCCCGCGGCGGCCCCGCTGGCCCAGCTGAAGGCCGGTCACGGGTCCTACTTCGTCACCGGGAACCACGAGTACTTCTCCGGCGCGGAGCAGTGGGTCGAGGAGGTCCGGCGCCTCGGCCTCACCCCCCTGGAGAACGCCCGCAGGGAACTCCCGCACTTCGACCTGGCCGGAGTCAACGACGTGACCGGCGAGGACGAGGGCCAGGGCCCCGACTACGCCCGGGCCCTCGGCGACCGGGACACCGCACGCGCCTGCGTGCTCCTCGCCCACCAGCCCGTGCAGATCCACGACGCCGTCGACTACGGCGTGGACCTCCAGCTCTCCGGCCACACCCACGGCGGCCAGCTCTGGCCCGGCAACCTCCTTGCCGCCGCCGCGAACCCGACCGTCGCGGGCCTGGAGCGTTACGGCGACACCCAGCTCTACGTCTCACGCGGCGCGGGCGCCTGGGGCCCGCCCACCCGGGTGGGGGCACCATCGGACATCACGGTCATCGAGCTGGCGTCGAAGCAGGCCTGACCCTGCGTGAGCGCTGCGAAAGCGGACCGAAACGCCCATTGGTAAGGTCTTTCCCAACTCGATAGATCTCCCTTCCGCCAGGTCAAACACCTGTGATTGGGTGAGGCCGCCACAAAGGGGTGTGGCACTGGCACAAGGGCCCAAGGGCCTCGGGAGGGCGAAGGCCGATGCGATCGGTTCGCATGCGGATACTCGCGGGACTGCTCGTCCTGGCAGTCGTGGGAGTGGGCGCCTGGCAGCTCGTGCCGTCGAAGAAGGACGGCAGGACCATCACCGTCGGCACGACGGACGCCGTCACGTCCCTCGACCCGGCCGGCGCCTACGACGCCGGTTCCTGGGCGCTGTTCAGCAACGTCTTCCAGTCGCTGCTCACCTTCGCCCCGGGCGGCAGCACACCCGTACCGGACGCGGCCAGGAGCTGCGCGTTCACCGGCGGCGACCTGACCACGTACCGCTGCGAACTGCGCTCCGGCCTCACCTTCCCGAGCGGCCGGACGATGACCGGGGAGGACGTGAAGTACTCCTTCGACCGGATCATGAAGATCAAGTCCCCGGTCGGTCCGGCGCCCCTGCTCGACACTCTCCGTTCGGTGGACGCCGACGGGCCGACCGTCACCTTCCACCTGTCCTCGCCCGACGCCACGTTCCCGTTCAAGGTGGCCACCGGCGCGGGCTCGATCGTCGACCACACCGCGTACCCGGCCGACAAGCTGCGCACCGGCGACGGTGTCGACGGCACCGGCCCGTACACCCTCACCTCCTACACGAAGGACGACAAGGCGGTCCTCGCGCCCAACAGCCGCTACCGGGGCGCCGTCAAGGGGGGCGCGGACCGGCCCGTCGAACTGCGCTACTACGCCACCCCCGACGCCCTGGACACCGCCTGGAAGGCGAGGCAGGTCGAGGTCGCGACCCGCCAGCTGCCGCCCGACGTCCTCGCCGGCCTGAACCCGAGCGACCCGACGCAGCGCGTCTTCGAGGCGGACGGCTCCGAGACCCGCAACCTGTACTTCAACACCCGCGCGGGCAAGCCCCTGCACGATTCGAAGGTCCGGCAGGCCGTGGCCTGGCTGATCGACCGCGAGCGGCTGGCCGCCACCGTCTACGACGGGACCGTCGACCCGTTGTACTCGCTGATCCCGGCGGGCCTCACCGGGCACACCGCCTCGTTCTTCGACGACTACCCCGGCCCGGACCCGAAGAAGGCGCGGCAGTTGCTCACCCGGGCCGGCGTGACCCTGCCGGTCCGCTTCACCTACGGCTACGCCAAGGGCCGCGGCGCCGGTGCGCAGGAGGCCGCCGAGATCAAGCGGGAGCTGGAGGCGAGCGGCCTGTTCAAGGTCACCCTCCAGGGCTACGAGTGGACCGGCTTCCAGAAGCGGTGGGCGAGCGGCAAACTCGACGCGTACGCCGTCGGCTGGGTCGCCGACTTCCCCGACCCCGACACCTTCGGAGCCGCGCTCGTCGGCACCGGCAGCGCCATGAACACCGGCTACAGCAGCAAGACCGTCGACCGGCTCATCCAGGACAGCCAGCGCTACGCCGACCGCGGAGAGGCCGACCGGGACTTCCGCTCGGTGCAGCAGACCGTCGCCCAGGACGTGCCGGTGCTGCCGCTGTGGCAGGCCAAGGAGTACGTCGTCACCACCGAGGACATCGGCGGCGGCCAGTATCTGTCGGACGGCACGGGCGTGTTCCGCCTCTGGAGCCTCACCGGAATCTGACGCCGTGCCTCAGGAGGGGGAGCGACGCGGCGCCGCCGGGTCCGGGATCGCCCGCGTCATCCCCGGCAGGAAATCCGTGAACAGCTCGTGCACTTCGCGCACGAGAGGCCGCAGCACCCGGAAGCGGGCCAGGGCGACGCCCCGCGCGGTGAGCCGGGCACCGCGCTCGGCCAGCCGGTAGCTGCGCTCCCGTCCCTCCGTCCGGTCGAAGATCCAGTACAGGACGAGCCCCATCTGGGACAGCCACATCAACTCGGGCAGGATGTCCCGCAGTTCGTCGGGCACCTTGCTCTTCGTCGCCCCGGCCAGCACCTCCCGGTGGACGCTGATGGCCTCCTCGCGCGCGTGCTCCGACTCCGGGGAGAAGGGGCTGAGCGGGCTGTCCGGGTCGGCGGCGTTCTTGAAGAACTGCAC encodes the following:
- a CDS encoding ABC transporter substrate-binding protein; its protein translation is MRILAGLLVLAVVGVGAWQLVPSKKDGRTITVGTTDAVTSLDPAGAYDAGSWALFSNVFQSLLTFAPGGSTPVPDAARSCAFTGGDLTTYRCELRSGLTFPSGRTMTGEDVKYSFDRIMKIKSPVGPAPLLDTLRSVDADGPTVTFHLSSPDATFPFKVATGAGSIVDHTAYPADKLRTGDGVDGTGPYTLTSYTKDDKAVLAPNSRYRGAVKGGADRPVELRYYATPDALDTAWKARQVEVATRQLPPDVLAGLNPSDPTQRVFEADGSETRNLYFNTRAGKPLHDSKVRQAVAWLIDRERLAATVYDGTVDPLYSLIPAGLTGHTASFFDDYPGPDPKKARQLLTRAGVTLPVRFTYGYAKGRGAGAQEAAEIKRELEASGLFKVTLQGYEWTGFQKRWASGKLDAYAVGWVADFPDPDTFGAALVGTGSAMNTGYSSKTVDRLIQDSQRYADRGEADRDFRSVQQTVAQDVPVLPLWQAKEYVVTTEDIGGGQYLSDGTGVFRLWSLTGI
- a CDS encoding TetR family transcriptional regulator — translated: MPAKNDGPDDGATPTKSEQTRALILETAMRLFQERGYDKTTMRAIAKEAGVSVGNAYYYFEGKEHLIQGFYDRIAAEHQVAVREILDRETDLEARIAGVLRAWLDIAAPYHEFAVQFFKNAADPDSPLSPFSPESEHAREEAISVHREVLAGATKSKVPDELRDILPELMWLSQMGLVLYWIFDRTEGRERSYRLAERGARLTARGVALARFRVLRPLVREVHELFTDFLPGMTRAIPDPAAPRRSPS
- a CDS encoding metallophosphoesterase — protein: MAIALFVLVATLVLAVIVTANWYVWRRLFRDTTRGPGLTRRAGAVLIAGGWILAITALVAERSGAPFWLQQVLAWPGFLWLALSIYLFLAVLAGEVVRPLLRWFAERRARTTNPGPEPGPMTRSPLDETGSEPTPDVEHLSRTAAAPDGGGAPQEGHAGVPDGVPASAAVADGRAEVGTGVSGGAAASAVAGPWADGAGVPGGAPAPQADRAGAPGGGPASATAAGSQGESGAGVRGGAAASAVAGPRADGDDVAGGATASATASGPQADRAGAVGEAGASATAPHPREEPGPATPGSSPQPLTTPGATGTTAPTGPSRRLFVSRVVAGAAAAAAVGTVGYGTYGVLRGPKVKRVTVPLAKLPRAAHGYRIAVVSDVHLGPVLGRGFAQKVVDTINATQPDLIAVVGDLVDGSVKDLGPAAAPLAQLKAGHGSYFVTGNHEYFSGAEQWVEEVRRLGLTPLENARRELPHFDLAGVNDVTGEDEGQGPDYARALGDRDTARACVLLAHQPVQIHDAVDYGVDLQLSGHTHGGQLWPGNLLAAAANPTVAGLERYGDTQLYVSRGAGAWGPPTRVGAPSDITVIELASKQA